In Triplophysa rosa linkage group LG7, Trosa_1v2, whole genome shotgun sequence, the following proteins share a genomic window:
- the LOC130556512 gene encoding uncharacterized protein LOC130556512 isoform X2, with the protein MKENVDAQLIDQEVLRAKESQMKWSKEGRIINIAEVKKIVKRDASFRDLAEYFEKQGFFITNQESSSKKEVIALAKAEIEDVYKRLVEKKRVASKNQTTFRNYCVATLMYMHNQSPKSIVEFKVQDWNNRRQEGDKVLLQLPKKHTFKLSKTEDMFLDCYFCNIRPGYLKNSYNKKYENFFLTSSGVPLSNPTADVDHLWRKYGSVAQRRGSPTDAMPEEQQSAECISPLSLWFAFEDKFPITLHGKAPTQKQATEAGFVKNRRLYFQWRGVQYKQRVQYVLERFTRETDAKPKPSQIQRIIDTTTWTTNIPTVDDVLLAWIPLARTSPAQIETDVSTRNSVTEQYVEEPATENEKEVENDASEISLVSEQQGEELSIKKEEEVDDIFAMISISKQQWKELAVKKEEDVEDNVSLLNLVTEQQWTELGIKQEEEIMATMEFTANQNQCDHSEIVPKPDAKRRRISQSLHS; encoded by the exons ATGAAGGAGAATGTTGATGCTCAGCTTATTGATCAAGAAGTGCTGAGGGCCAAAGAATCGCAGATGAAGTGGTCAAAAGAGGGAAGAATTATTAACATTGCAGAGGTGAAGAAGATTGTGAAGAGGGACGCTTCGTTCCGTGACTTGGCCGAGTATTTTGAGAAACAGGGATTTTTCATAACGAATCAGGAAAG TTCCTCCAAGAAGGAGGTGATTGCTCTGGCAAAGGCCGAAATTGAAGATGTTTATAAAAGACTTGTTGAAAAAAAACGTGTTGCTAGTAAGAACCAGACAACCTTCCGCAATTATTGTGTGGCCACATTGATGTATATGCACAACCAGTCTCCTAAGAGCATTGTTGAATTCAAG GTACAGGATTGGAATAATAGAAGACAGGAAGGAGACAAAGTCCTTTTACAGCTTCCtaaaaaacacacttttaaacTCAGCAAGACAGAAGACATG TTTTTAGACTGTTACTTCTGTAACATACGGCCTGGGTATTTGAAGAACAGCTACAACAAGAAATATGAGAACTTCTTCTTGACCTCATCAGGAGTTCCCCTTTCGAATCCCACTGCAGATGTGGATCACCTATGGAGGAA ATATGGATCAGTGGCGCAGAGAAGAGGATCCCCAACAGATGCAATGCCAGAGGAGCAACAGAGTGCTGAATGTATCTCACCTTTAAGTTTATGGTTTGCCTTCGAGGATAAGTTTCCTATCACATTGCATGGAAAAGCTCCTACACAAAAGCAGGCAACAGAAGCAGGTTTTGTGAAAAACCGTAGATTGTATTTCCAATGGAGAGGTGTGCAGTATAAACAGCGTGTGCAATATGTACTGG AGCGCTTCACCAGGGAGACTGATGCCAAACCCAAGCCATCTCAAATCCAGCGCATCATTGATACGACCACATGGACCACTAACATTCCGACCGTGGATGACGTTCTGCTGGCATGGATCCCTCTTGCCCGTACGTCTCCTGCTCAGATTGAAACTGATGTGTCCACAAGAAACTCAGTCACCGAGCAGTACGTGGAAGAGCCGGCTACTGAAAATGAGAAAG aGGTTGAAAATGATGCATCTGAAATTAGTTTAGTCTCCGAGCAGCAAGGGGAAGAGCTGTCAATTAAAAAAGAGGAAG AGGTTGATGATATATTTGCAATGATTTCAATCAGCAAGCAGCAGTGGAAAGAACTTGCTGTTAAAAAAGAGGAAG ATGTTGAAGATAATGTGTCCTTACTAAATTTAGTCACAGAGCAGCAGTGGACAGAGCTGGGTATCAAACAGGAGGAAG AGATCATGGCCACAATGGAGTTCACTGCAAACCAGAATCAGTGTGACCACAGTGAAATAGTACCCAAACCAGACGCAAAGAGAAGAAGAATTTCACAGAGCCTTCATTCTTGA
- the LOC130556512 gene encoding uncharacterized protein LOC130556512 isoform X1, whose amino-acid sequence MNGWDQEVYCLLCGKPQSGLSDHLRTACMKENVDAQLIDQEVLRAKESQMKWSKEGRIINIAEVKKIVKRDASFRDLAEYFEKQGFFITNQESSSKKEVIALAKAEIEDVYKRLVEKKRVASKNQTTFRNYCVATLMYMHNQSPKSIVEFKVQDWNNRRQEGDKVLLQLPKKHTFKLSKTEDMFLDCYFCNIRPGYLKNSYNKKYENFFLTSSGVPLSNPTADVDHLWRKYGSVAQRRGSPTDAMPEEQQSAECISPLSLWFAFEDKFPITLHGKAPTQKQATEAGFVKNRRLYFQWRGVQYKQRVQYVLERFTRETDAKPKPSQIQRIIDTTTWTTNIPTVDDVLLAWIPLARTSPAQIETDVSTRNSVTEQYVEEPATENEKEVENDASEISLVSEQQGEELSIKKEEEVDDIFAMISISKQQWKELAVKKEEDVEDNVSLLNLVTEQQWTELGIKQEEEIMATMEFTANQNQCDHSEIVPKPDAKRRRISQSLHS is encoded by the exons AT GAATGGTTGGGATCAGGAAGTTTACTGCCTTTTGTGTGGCAAGCCCCAGTCCGGTCTTTCTGATCATCTAAGAACAGCATGCATGAAGGAGAATGTTGATGCTCAGCTTATTGATCAAGAAGTGCTGAGGGCCAAAGAATCGCAGATGAAGTGGTCAAAAGAGGGAAGAATTATTAACATTGCAGAGGTGAAGAAGATTGTGAAGAGGGACGCTTCGTTCCGTGACTTGGCCGAGTATTTTGAGAAACAGGGATTTTTCATAACGAATCAGGAAAG TTCCTCCAAGAAGGAGGTGATTGCTCTGGCAAAGGCCGAAATTGAAGATGTTTATAAAAGACTTGTTGAAAAAAAACGTGTTGCTAGTAAGAACCAGACAACCTTCCGCAATTATTGTGTGGCCACATTGATGTATATGCACAACCAGTCTCCTAAGAGCATTGTTGAATTCAAG GTACAGGATTGGAATAATAGAAGACAGGAAGGAGACAAAGTCCTTTTACAGCTTCCtaaaaaacacacttttaaacTCAGCAAGACAGAAGACATG TTTTTAGACTGTTACTTCTGTAACATACGGCCTGGGTATTTGAAGAACAGCTACAACAAGAAATATGAGAACTTCTTCTTGACCTCATCAGGAGTTCCCCTTTCGAATCCCACTGCAGATGTGGATCACCTATGGAGGAA ATATGGATCAGTGGCGCAGAGAAGAGGATCCCCAACAGATGCAATGCCAGAGGAGCAACAGAGTGCTGAATGTATCTCACCTTTAAGTTTATGGTTTGCCTTCGAGGATAAGTTTCCTATCACATTGCATGGAAAAGCTCCTACACAAAAGCAGGCAACAGAAGCAGGTTTTGTGAAAAACCGTAGATTGTATTTCCAATGGAGAGGTGTGCAGTATAAACAGCGTGTGCAATATGTACTGG AGCGCTTCACCAGGGAGACTGATGCCAAACCCAAGCCATCTCAAATCCAGCGCATCATTGATACGACCACATGGACCACTAACATTCCGACCGTGGATGACGTTCTGCTGGCATGGATCCCTCTTGCCCGTACGTCTCCTGCTCAGATTGAAACTGATGTGTCCACAAGAAACTCAGTCACCGAGCAGTACGTGGAAGAGCCGGCTACTGAAAATGAGAAAG aGGTTGAAAATGATGCATCTGAAATTAGTTTAGTCTCCGAGCAGCAAGGGGAAGAGCTGTCAATTAAAAAAGAGGAAG AGGTTGATGATATATTTGCAATGATTTCAATCAGCAAGCAGCAGTGGAAAGAACTTGCTGTTAAAAAAGAGGAAG ATGTTGAAGATAATGTGTCCTTACTAAATTTAGTCACAGAGCAGCAGTGGACAGAGCTGGGTATCAAACAGGAGGAAG AGATCATGGCCACAATGGAGTTCACTGCAAACCAGAATCAGTGTGACCACAGTGAAATAGTACCCAAACCAGACGCAAAGAGAAGAAGAATTTCACAGAGCCTTCATTCTTGA